One Felis catus isolate Fca126 chromosome D2, F.catus_Fca126_mat1.0, whole genome shotgun sequence DNA window includes the following coding sequences:
- the CH25H gene encoding cholesterol 25-hydroxylase: MSGRNASDELRVLCSPGPLFLQPLWDGLRAREALLQSPYFPAVFSIGTYLGCCLPFVLLDALCPWVPALRRYKIHPDFAPSARQLLPCLAQTLYQHAVFVFPVTLLDWARGPAPVPPEAPELLQLARHVGCCLLLFDAEFFAWHVLHHRVPWLYRTFHKVHHQNAASFALATQYMSVWELFSLGFFHLLNVTLLECHPLTVLVFHVLNIWLSVEDHSGYDFPWSTHRLVPFGCYGGVEHHDLHHSQFNCNFAPYFTHWDKLLGTFRSPHAK; the protein is encoded by the coding sequence ATGAGCGGCCGCAACGCGTCCGACGAGCTCCGCGTCCTGTGTAGCCCCGGCCCGCTGTTCCTGCAGCCGCTCTGGGACGGCCTGCGGGCCCGGGAGGCGCTCCTGCAGTCGCCCTACTTCCCGGCCGTCTTCTCCATCGGCACCTACCTGGGCTGCTGCCTGCCCTTCGTGCTGCTGGACGCGCTGTGCCCCTGGGTGCCCGCGCTGCGGCGCTACAAGATCCACCCGGACTTCGCGCCGTCGGCGCGGCAGCTGCTGCCCTGCCTGGCGCAGACCCTCTACCAGCACGCCGTGTTCGTGTTCCCCGTGACGCTGCTGGACTGGGCCCGCGGCCCGGCCCCAGTGCCCCCCGAAGCCCCCGAGCTGCTGCAGCTGGCGCGCCACGTCGGCTGCTGCCTGCTGCTCTTCGACGCCGAGTTCTTCGCGTGGCACGTGCTGCACCACCGGGTGCCCTGGCTGTACCGCACGTTCCACAAGGTGCACCACCAGAACGCGGCGTCGTTCGCGCTGGCCACGCAGTACATGAGCGTCTGGGAGCTGTTTTCCCTGGGCTTCTTCCACCTGCTGAACGTCACGCTGCTCGAGTGCCACCCGCTCACCGTGCTGGTTTTCCACGTGCTCAACATCTGGCTGTCGGTGGAGGACCACTCGGGCTACGACTTCCCCTGGTCCACGCACAGACTCGTGCCCTTCGGCTGCTACGGCGGCGTGGAGCACCACGACCTGCACCACTCGCAGTTCAACTGCAACTTCGCCCCCTACTTCACGCACTGGGACAAGCTGCTGGGGACCTTCCGGTCCCCGCACGCCAAGTGA